caccttcggaaggtattcagacccatttctaatggattgtcctgtaaggagacgggataagggcccaccctataacctacagcaccttagggaaggtattcagacccatttctaatgttttgtcctgtgaggagacgggataagggcccaccctataacctacagcaccttcggaaggtattcagacccatttctaaTGTATTGTCCGGTAAGGAGACGGGATAAGGgcccaccctataacctacagcaccttcggaaggtattcagacccatttctaaTGTGCTGTCCGGTGAGGAGACGGGATAAGGgcccaccctataacctacagcaccttcggaaggtattcagacccatttctaatgttttgtcctgtgaggagacgggataagggcccaccctataacctacagcaccttcgggaaggtattcagacccctggactttttacacattttgttacgttacagcctcaatctacaatctacacacaatacccccagaatgacatcaaaataccccataatgacatcacaacaccccataatgacatcacaatacccccagaatgacatcacaatgccccataaagacatcacattaccccataatgacatcacaacaccccataatgacatcacaatacccccagaatgacatcacaacaccccataatgacatcacaatacccccagaATGACAttacaatgccccataatgacatcacaataccccataatgacatcacaacaccccataatgacatcacaacaccccataatgacatcgaaataccccataaagacatcgcaacaccccataatgacaaagcgtgAACAGGTTTAAGACATTTTGGCAATGAAAATAAAACTactgaaatttcacatttacataagaccCTTTACAGCAATTGCAGCCttattgggtatgatgctacaagcttgacacatctgtatttggggagtttctcccattcttctctgcagatcctctcaagctctgtcaggttggatggggagagtcgctgcacagttattttcaggtctctccagagatgttcgatcgggttcaagttcgggctctggctgggccactcaaggacattcagagacttgtcccgaagccattcctgcgttttcttggctgtgtgcttagggtcattgtcctgttggaaggtgaaccttcatcccagtctgaggtcctgagcgctctggagcaggttttcatcaaggatctctactttgctccgttcatctttgtcctcgatcctgactagtctcccagtccctgcccctgaaaaacatccccacaacatgatgctgccaccaccatgcttcaccgtagggatggagccaggtttcctccagacgagacgcttagcattcaggccaaagagttcaatcttgctttcatcagaccagagaatctgagAGTCCTTCAAGTGCCtttaattcctttgacctcatggattggtttttgctctgtcaactgtgggaccttatatagacaggtgtgtgcctttccaaatcatgtccgttcaattgaatttaccacaggtgaactccaatcaagttgtagaaacatctcaaggatgatcaatggaaacaggatgcacctgagctcaatttggagtctcatagcaaagggtctgaatacttacgtaaataagggattaaaaataaaaatcagaaataaatacatttgctaacatttttcaaaaacctgtttttgcttcgtcactgtggggtattgtgatgtcactatggggtattgtgatgtcactatggggtattgtgtgtagattgatgaggatttttttatttatttaatccattttcgcATATGGCTGTAATGAAACAAAGTGCGTAAAAcatcaaggggtttgaatactttccacaTGCCCtgtatatagtgaactactaccctatgggccctggtcaagagtagtgcactatatagggaatagggtgtttcATTCAAAAAGGTGCACCAACGAAAAGGCAACTCCATAGAAAAAAaatggtcccagatctgtttgtaaagAACCATAACAGGAAGTGGTCCACTCtaagcctgatcccagatctgtttgtaaagAACCATAACAGGAAGTGGTCCCCCTctaagcctggtcccagatctgtttgtaaagAACCATAACAGGAAGTGGTCCCcctcttagcctggtcccagatctgtttgtaaagAACCATAACAGGAAGTGGTCCCcctcttagcctggtcccagatctgtttgtaaagAACCATAACAGGAAGTGGTCCCCCtcttagcctgatcccagatctgtttgtaaagAACCAAAACAGGAAGTGGTCAACTctaagcctggtcccagatctgtttgtaagGCTAAGagtccaccctctctccttcacatccctgttctcctctctaagCCAAGCTCCAGGTTTAGCATTGCACAATTCCCCTTAATtctcaggttttccagaaatcccaacCTCGAAGATTACCGTAATCAGAGGTGAATAAGCAGGACATCCTGAGTTTTGTAACTCTGGCCAGGTTTCAGCTTCAGGACAGTTCTGAATCTCTCTAGTCAGGTTTCAGCTTCAGGACAGTTCTGAATCTCTCTAGTCAGGTTTCAGCTTCAGGACAGTTCTGAATCTCCCTGGCCAGGTTTCAGCTTCAGGACAGGTTTCAGCTTCAGGACCGTTCTGAATCTCTCTGGTCAGGTTTCAGCTTCAGGACCGTTCTGAATCTCTCTAGTCAGGTTTCAGCTTCAGGACCGTTCTGAATCTCCCTATCCAGGTTTCAGCTTCAGGACCGTTCTGAATCTCTCTATCCAGGTTTCAGCTTCAGGACCGGTTTCAGCTTCAGGACAGTTCTGAATCTCCCTGGCCAGGTTTCAGCTTCAGGGCCGTTCTGAATCTCTCTAGCCAGGTTTCAGCTTCAGGACAGGTTTCAGCTTCAGGACAGTTCTGAATCTCTCTAGTCAGGTTTCAGCTTCAGGACAGTTCTGAATCTCTCTAGCCAGGTTTCAGCTTCAGGACAGGTTTCAGCTTCAGGACAGTTCTGAATCTCCCTAGCCAGGTTTCAGCTTCAGGACCGTTCTGAATCTCTCTAGTCAGGTTTCAGCTTCAGGAATCTCTCTAGTCAGGTTTCAGCTTCAGGACAGTTCTGAATCTCCCTGGTCAGGTTTCAGCTTCAGGACAGGTTTCAGCTTCAGGACAGTTCTGAATCTCTCTAGTCAGGTTTCAGCTTCAGGACAGGTTTCAGCTTCAGGACAGTTCTGAATCTCTCTAGTCAGGTTTCAGCTTCAGGACAGGTTTCAGCTTCAGGACAGGTTTCAGCTTCAGGACCGTTCTGAATCTCTCTAGTCAGGTTTCAGCTTCAGGACCGTTCTGAATCTCCCTGGTCAGGTTTCAGCTTCAGGACTGTTCTGAATCTCTCTAGTCAGGTTTCAGCTTCAGGACAGTTCTGAATCTCCCTGGCCAGGTTTCAGCTTCAGGACAGTTCTGAATCTCCCTGGCCAGGTTTCAGCTTCAGGACCGTTCTGAATCTCCCTGGCCAGGTTTCAGCTTCAGGACCGTTCTGAATCTCTCTAGTCAGGTTTCAGCTTCAGGACAGTTCTGAATCTCCCTGGTCAGGTTTCAGCTTCAGGACAGGTTTCAGCTTCAGGGCCGTTCTGAATCTCCCTAGTCAGGTTTCAGCTTCAGGACAGTTCTGAATCTCCCTAGCCAGGTTTCAGCTTCAGGACAGGTTTCAGCTTCAGGGCCGTTCTGAATCTCCCTAGTCAGGTTTCAGCTTCAGGACAGTTCTGAATCTCTCTAGCCAGGTTTCAGCTTCAGGGCCGTTCTGAATCTCCCTGGTCAGGTTTCAGCTTCAGGACAGTTCTGAATCTCTCTAGCCAGGTTTCAGCTTCAGGACAGTTCTGAATCTCCCTAGCCAGGTTTCAGCTTCAGGACCGTTCTGAATCTCTCTAGTCAGGTTTCAGCTTCAGGACAGTTCTGAATCTCCCTGGCCAGGTTTCAGCTTCATTACAGTTCTGAATCTCTCTAGCCAGGTTTCAGCTACAGGACAGTTCTGAATCTCTCTAGCCAGGTTTCAGCTTCAGGACCGTTCTGAATCTCCCTGGTCAGGTTTCAGCTTCAGGACAGGTTTCAGCTTCAGGACAGTTCTGAATCTCTCTAGTCAGGTTTCAGCTTCAGGACAGTTCTGAATCTCCCTGGCCAGGTTTCAGCTTCATTACAGTTCTGAATCTCTCTAGCCAGGTTTCAGCTACAGGACAGTTCTGAATCTCTCTAGCCAGGTTTCAGCTTCAGGACAGTTCTGAATCTGAAGTCCTGTTTCAGAAACGTTCCCGAACATGGTTCCAATAGGAACACAACAGGGTTCCATGAGGAAATTGGAAGTTCACCCCTCCTAAAGAGACTCCATTTTCTAAAGCGATCGCCTCTATCAAATTGTTCTgtttggctcagttggtagaacatggcacTTGTAACACCAGGGTTGCGGGTTGGATTCCCGCTGGGAACACCCATAGATTCTACACGCTACTGTAAGTGTTTGTTTCTAGCTTTGAGGCTATTAACCCTTatatctaattagcataataataatttaaaaaaaatcctcataCAAATCTGTCCGTTTATAAGCTTGAGATATCTGTTGTTTCGTCTTAATCCACCGCATCCTCCGATGTCACACTTCTGCATCTGCAGTGAAAGAGATCGAGCGTTTGTTTGTTTCCCGAGCGTCTTGGGACCCAACAACGTCTCGGGACCCAACAACGTCTCGGGACCAACAACGTCTCGGGACCAACAAGCGTCTTGGGACCCAACAACGTCTTGTGACCCAACAACGTCTTGTGACCCAACAACGTCTTGGGACCCAACAACGTCTTGGGACCCAACAACGTCTTGGGACCCAACAACGTCTTGGGACCCAACAACGTCTTGGGACCCAACAACGTCTTGGGACCCAACAACGTCTTGGGACCCAACAACGTCTTGGGACCAAACAACGTCTTGGGACCCAACAACGTCTTGGGACCCCGTCTGAAGTCGGGCAAAAGcagatctgccaacttctgtctgtcgCGTCCCAACAGTTTGGCTTTGACACTAATTTGTGGAGGTGAGAGACTTTCACGAACGACTATACAATCCTCCAAACAGAATTCATGGTAAAACCAAAGCCCAGAAGTTCTCCCCTACAGACTATATGATCCTCCAACCAGAATTAATGGAAAAACCCAAAACTTCCGGTAAGTTTCCCAGGAATTTCCCAATCCAACTCAACCTACCAGGCCAGCCTACAGACAGGTCGTAAGGCATGTTGCCGTTCTGCCAGCGTAGGCAGGTGGGAGTGTTTGTACAGGCTGAAACGCTTGACTCGTTAGCATTTAGCTAGCATCCACTATGGGAATCCCCATAGTGTTAGCATACCGCTAATTTggctatttacattttttttttttttcattaattCGCAATAATACCGTATAGCTCCGGTATGGCACAACGATGATATAAAGGGTATTAAAATCTggataccccccctccccctcccctccgaCAGTGACAGACACCTACCGAAGAATCTACATCAGTGTGTCGGCCATGTTGTGTTctgccctcccccctcccctcggccatgttgctgttctgccctcccccctcccctcggccatgttgctgttctgccctcccccctcccctccgaCAGTGATCACATCTATCACCTAGCCAACCATCTACATCAGTGCGTCGGCCATGTTGCTGTTctgccctcccccctcccctcggccatgttgctgttctgccctccccctcccctccgaCAGTGATCACATCTATCATATACATCAGTGTGTCGGCCATGTTGCTGTtctgccctccccctcccctccgaCAGTGATCACGTCCATCACCTAGCCAACCATCTACATCAGTGCGTCGGCCATGTTGCTGTTCTGCCAACGCAGACACGTCGTCTTGGAGTGTTTGTACAGGTGAGACGACTGGCTGAAGCGTTTGCCGCACTTGAGGCAGGCGTACGGTTTCTCCCCGGTGTGGACTCTGATGTGTTTCTTACAGTCGGTCAGAGTGAGGAAAGTCTTACAGCAGATTCGACAGGCGTACTTCCTGGCTCCTTCCACCACCAGGACGTTGTGTTCGGACAGGGCCTTCTTACACTTGGAGAGGACGTCGGCAGAGGCACGGGTCAGCTGGGGGCGAGGGTGTGGGGCGGACGAGGACGAGGTAGGCGGGCCTGACTCGTAACCCCCCGAACCGTTCAGAAGCAGGGGTCCCCCTTCCCCCAGACTGGAGGACGACAGGGCGTCTTGGAGAACGaccccagttcctcctcctcctgctccgcCCACGTTGTCGTTTTTAGGTGCGATGCGTCGGCACCCAGGGAAACCCAGGGAGCTCCCTCGAGAGGCGCGGGCCAGGGAGTGCAGACCCAGGCTGGAGCGCTGGAAGTCCAGAGAAAATGGATCCGGGAACCCTCCCCTGGGGTTTCCCAGTCTGTCATGCTGGGGACGCAGGAAGAGCGAATCGGCGTCTGTAGAGAATCCCCCGAGGTGCAGGTGGTTGGCCGACCCGGGACGGAGCATCGAGGCGGAGTTATTGGTTCCAGAGTGTTCCGGGCTCAGCAGGAAGCGATGTGCCGCTGTCATCGCCTCGCCGGTCGTCGTGTTGAGGAGATCGTCGTCCCCGGCATCGACCCCCGACACCCCGCTTCCGAAGACCTTGGCGCCGAGGAAGCTAGAAATCCTAAAACCAGACTTCCCATCAAGATGGTTACTACAGCCAAAACCACCGCCAATCCCACTGCTAAGACCTCCTTTGAGCAGGAGCTGGGAACCGGGTTGGAGAAGCTGATggtcagaggaggagagactacGCTCGCTGCTCTGTGGGCTCAGttctaccttctcctcctcctcctcccctcctcttccaggTCCCAGCTGGTCGCTACCCTGGATGGTGATGTCATCAGCTGGCTCTGGGGAGCTCAGAGGCTCACACTTGACCACcacctgagaggagaagagagaggaggggaggagagagaagaagatacaggaggagaagataggagaggaggagagatgagaggaggacaggagaggagtagaggagaggaggacaggagaggagtagaggagaggagaggagaggagagaggagaggacaggagaggaggagatgagagaggaggggagaggaggagaggaggagagagaagagaggaggacaggaggagtgaggaaaggagagaggagaggatgggagaggagagagaaggacaggaggagatgaaaaggggagaagagaggagagaggaaagatagagaagataggggaggagagagacagacatgaagGAGGACAACAGGATATAACCCATTACTTTATCCAAGGTTGGGTTtaaaccctttatttaaccaaagGAAAAATATCAATTAATACTAGACAGTTGTTTCATACATTGCTAACTCTTTAAATTGGTAGGTattcgtcccaaatgacaccctataacGTGAGCaatgagccctggtctaaagtagtgcactatgggtcctggtcaacagtagtgtactatgggtcctggtcaa
The Oncorhynchus masou masou isolate Uvic2021 unplaced genomic scaffold, UVic_Omas_1.1 unplaced_scaffold_594, whole genome shotgun sequence genome window above contains:
- the LOC135536321 gene encoding zinc finger and BTB domain-containing protein 5-like, giving the protein MDFPGHFNQVFQQLNYQRVHSQLCDCVIVVGSRHFKAHRSVLAACSTHFRALFTVAQGDASMNMIQLDSEVVTAEAFAALVDMMYTSTLMLGESNVMDVLLAASHLHLNAVVKACKHYLTTRTMPMSPPADHRATQRGQHTHAEQQRLRQQQAAAELAANANLAANANQEANANLVANAATSRLQRSFLLQQLGLSLVSSALGGVEEDGLGGGSDGVSISGVVEHKASFPIRRFHKRKPSLSFSLSEDMPRQRPRPSGTHGDEEVGLLSPDSHKTGEEAKLDAAITGLVGGVSQDDSQMPSQSDGGRCEGEEHGMAGEGGVGKESLDGESHHGDGVEVKITEEEEEEEVREQQGQVVVKCEPLSSPEPADDITIQGSDQLGPGRGGEEEEEKVELSPQSSERSLSSSDHQLLQPGSQLLLKGGLSSGIGGGFGCSNHLDGKSGFRISSFLGAKVFGSGVSGVDAGDDDLLNTTTGEAMTAAHRFLLSPEHSGTNNSASMLRPGSANHLHLGGFSTDADSLFLRPQHDRLGNPRGGFPDPFSLDFQRSSLGLHSLARASRGSSLGFPGCRRIAPKNDNVGGAGGGGTGVVLQDALSSSSLGEGGPLLLNGSGGYESGPPTSSSSAPHPRPQLTRASADVLSKCKKALSEHNVLVVEGARKYACRICCKTFLTLTDCKKHIRVHTGEKPYACLKCGKRFSQSSHLYKHSKTTCLRWQNSNMADALM